A genomic region of Methanosarcina thermophila TM-1 contains the following coding sequences:
- a CDS encoding DUF1847 domain-containing protein: MQCALCRIKECAKGKNCSVIKSVLEYTGDDLKSIQISAWLESDHLKRTKLEEIAIYAKKLGYTKIGIAFCIEYEREARLIYNILSRYFDVFSVCCKVSSFEKASLGIKKSEDQEFEAICNPIGQAQLLNDDLTDLNIMIGLKTGYDILFAKYSEAPSIILPVNELPQLTDSEIDFIE; this comes from the coding sequence GTGCAGTGTGCATTATGCAGGATTAAGGAATGCGCGAAAGGCAAAAACTGTTCTGTCATTAAATCTGTGCTTGAGTATACGGGCGACGATCTGAAATCAATCCAGATTTCTGCCTGGCTTGAATCCGATCATTTGAAAAGGACAAAACTGGAAGAAATAGCTATTTATGCAAAAAAACTTGGATATACAAAAATAGGAATCGCATTTTGTATTGAGTATGAGAGAGAAGCCAGGTTAATTTATAACATCCTCTCAAGGTATTTTGATGTGTTCTCAGTTTGCTGTAAAGTTTCCAGCTTCGAAAAAGCCAGCCTCGGGATTAAGAAATCTGAAGATCAGGAGTTTGAAGCAATTTGTAATCCAATAGGCCAGGCTCAGCTCTTAAATGATGACCTCACTGATCTCAATATCATGATTGGACTTAAGACAGGTTATGATATTCTCTTTGCAAAATATTCGGAAGCTCCTTCAATAATACTGCCTGTTAATGAATTGCCTCAGTTAACCGATTCAGAAATTGATTTTATAGAATGA
- a CDS encoding DUF1284 domain-containing protein, with the protein MFEKSNTSGSDSKTGSECLKIRAHHLCCIQGFQGYGYSQGFVANMRAVISDIKAFPSRPLELVSECDVICTSCPNQRECTAQQSIASRRIRNMDLVVMEKLKIKEGTVMKADEAFRLINSQLANASDIEEVCGTCKWRQKCLWYMQMKDKCENKT; encoded by the coding sequence ATGTTTGAAAAGTCGAACACATCGGGATCTGATTCTAAGACCGGATCTGAATGCCTGAAGATTCGAGCCCATCACCTTTGCTGCATTCAGGGTTTTCAGGGCTATGGGTACAGCCAGGGTTTTGTAGCCAATATGCGGGCTGTAATTTCGGATATAAAGGCTTTCCCTTCAAGACCTCTGGAACTTGTATCCGAATGTGATGTAATCTGCACTTCTTGCCCAAACCAAAGGGAATGCACTGCGCAGCAATCAATAGCCTCCCGCAGGATCAGGAATATGGATCTTGTTGTTATGGAGAAATTAAAAATAAAAGAAGGAACTGTTATGAAGGCAGATGAAGCCTTCAGGTTAATCAATTCACAACTTGCCAATGCGTCCGATATTGAGGAAGTCTGTGGAACCTGCAAATGGAGACAGAAATGCCTATGGTATATGCAGATGAAAGATAAGTGTGAAAATAAAACCTGA
- a CDS encoding DUF134 domain-containing protein: MKKCRGRPKCPRRVEQTPEVTYFKPRGVPLSNLEVVSITVEELEALRLVDVEGLRQEDAAIRVGISRRAFWEDLKAARTKIAFALSTGKAIEIKGGNYINPESAGISEDADT, translated from the coding sequence ATGAAAAAATGCAGAGGAAGACCAAAGTGCCCTAGGCGGGTAGAACAAACGCCTGAGGTCACGTATTTCAAGCCCAGAGGGGTCCCGCTATCTAATCTTGAGGTTGTATCTATTACAGTTGAAGAACTTGAAGCCCTGAGGCTCGTTGACGTTGAGGGACTCAGGCAGGAAGATGCAGCCATCAGGGTAGGAATATCAAGGAGAGCTTTCTGGGAAGACCTGAAAGCTGCCAGAACAAAGATAGCTTTCGCCCTTAGCACAGGAAAAGCAATTGAAATAAAGGGCGGCAATTATATCAATCCTGAGAGCGCTGGCATTAGTGAAGATGCTGACACGTAA
- a CDS encoding cytochrome c biogenesis CcdA family protein, translating into MFYDIISPQAAFGTGIINILAAFAAGILSVFSPCILPLLPAVMATSAGKGKLRPFAIVVGVSISFTIMGVVTSAFGAAFQTYINQLKILAGIFILLMGFVILLDVSLFNVFSRFPLLSGMNEEGSLSGLLLGLSLGVLWIPCVGPFLASILAMVALEGNLANGAFTLSIYSLGFAMPMLLLAYSAHFSSSRIRLISRWDAILKKGAGIVLILVGLWMIRQNHIQWFI; encoded by the coding sequence ATGTTTTATGATATAATTTCCCCTCAAGCGGCATTTGGCACAGGAATTATCAATATCTTAGCTGCATTTGCTGCAGGAATTCTCAGTGTCTTCTCCCCATGTATTCTCCCACTTCTGCCTGCAGTCATGGCAACATCTGCAGGAAAAGGAAAACTAAGACCTTTTGCGATAGTTGTCGGAGTTTCGATATCCTTTACTATAATGGGAGTAGTAACCTCAGCTTTTGGTGCAGCTTTCCAGACTTATATAAACCAGCTGAAGATTCTGGCGGGGATCTTTATCCTTTTAATGGGCTTTGTAATACTTCTTGATGTAAGCCTTTTCAATGTATTTTCAAGATTCCCCCTGCTATCAGGAATGAATGAAGAGGGATCTCTTTCCGGACTTTTGCTCGGGCTTTCCCTCGGTGTGCTCTGGATACCGTGTGTTGGCCCGTTTCTGGCATCTATCCTGGCTATGGTAGCTCTGGAGGGCAACCTAGCTAATGGCGCATTTACGCTTTCAATTTACTCACTGGGATTTGCTATGCCAATGCTCTTGCTCGCATATTCAGCCCACTTTTCTTCCTCTAGAATTCGACTTATTTCAAGGTGGGATGCGATTCTCAAAAAGGGAGCTGGAATAGTACTTATCCTGGTCGGACTCTGGATGATACGCCAGAATCATATCCAGTGGTTTATTTAA
- a CDS encoding Mrp/NBP35 family ATP-binding protein produces the protein MTDKVQPLESISKKPEEPKIVVNLRRIKRKIMIMSGKGGVGKSTIAANLAAGLALRGYRVGLLDCDIHGPTIPTIFGLESERPNVNEEGILPIQVLPNLSVMSVGFLLENKDSPIIWRGPAKMGAIKQFLEEVSWGELDFLIIDLPPGTGDEPLSVAQLIPNCDGSVLVTTPQDVALISVRKSIKFSEKLKVPIIGLVDNMHGLICPHCGKPIEVFGTGGVEKASKDFNIPILARLPIEPRVAEMEDKGTIVQGLLEHSTEWQKNFEAVITAVEKTLQEE, from the coding sequence ATGACAGATAAGGTTCAACCACTTGAGAGTATATCTAAAAAGCCAGAGGAGCCGAAAATAGTAGTCAACCTCAGGCGCATCAAACGCAAGATTATGATAATGAGCGGGAAAGGGGGAGTAGGGAAAAGCACAATTGCAGCAAACCTTGCTGCCGGGTTAGCTCTGCGCGGATACAGAGTTGGGCTTCTTGACTGCGATATTCACGGACCAACTATTCCTACGATTTTCGGGCTAGAATCTGAAAGACCCAATGTTAATGAAGAGGGTATTCTTCCAATCCAGGTACTTCCCAACCTTTCGGTAATGTCTGTCGGTTTTCTGCTTGAAAACAAAGATTCTCCTATAATCTGGAGAGGACCTGCCAAAATGGGGGCAATTAAACAGTTCCTGGAAGAAGTTAGCTGGGGAGAACTCGATTTCCTTATTATAGACCTGCCACCAGGGACAGGAGATGAACCCCTGAGTGTAGCGCAGCTGATTCCCAATTGCGATGGTTCAGTGCTTGTTACAACTCCTCAGGACGTAGCTTTGATAAGCGTCCGAAAATCAATTAAGTTCTCTGAGAAACTTAAAGTACCTATTATAGGACTAGTTGACAATATGCATGGGCTCATCTGCCCCCACTGCGGCAAACCAATAGAAGTGTTCGGAACCGGAGGCGTGGAAAAAGCCTCAAAAGACTTCAATATTCCAATTCTTGCCAGACTTCCTATTGAACCCAGAGTAGCAGAAATGGAAGATAAAGGCACTATTGTCCAGGGTCTGCTTGAACACAGTACTGAATGGCAGAAAAACTTTGAAGCCGTCATTACCGCAGTAGAAAAGACTCTGCAAGAGGAGTAA
- a CDS encoding thioredoxin family protein → MKKSVILLVLLAAMVFTAGCAEESQENSTSTQAIKEGVGVIETTELEQNATLQEAQEEGGVVEVINLEQINASIQQGPVLMKIGSERCGPCNAMKPMLKELAAEYEGRARIISVDIDRSPELATYFNIGPIPDSTVIVSIKDGEYIYMKQDGGVTTDRLQARVIGLREKDIYEDLMNLALVQAEKDKS, encoded by the coding sequence ATGAAGAAATCGGTTATACTATTGGTTCTCCTAGCAGCTATGGTTTTTACTGCGGGTTGTGCTGAAGAAAGTCAGGAAAATTCTACAAGCACCCAGGCAATTAAGGAAGGAGTTGGCGTTATTGAGACAACCGAGCTTGAACAGAACGCAACCCTTCAGGAAGCCCAGGAGGAAGGTGGTGTTGTTGAGGTGATCAACCTTGAACAGATAAACGCATCCATTCAACAGGGACCTGTTCTTATGAAAATCGGGTCTGAAAGGTGCGGACCATGCAATGCCATGAAACCCATGCTCAAAGAACTGGCAGCAGAATACGAAGGAAGAGCCAGGATTATCTCCGTAGATATAGACAGGAGCCCCGAGCTTGCAACCTATTTCAATATAGGTCCTATCCCTGACTCAACTGTAATCGTAAGCATTAAGGACGGAGAATATATCTATATGAAGCAGGATGGGGGCGTCACTACAGACAGGCTCCAGGCAAGGGTTATCGGTCTCAGAGAAAAAGATATATATGAAGACCTTATGAATCTCGCCCTTGTCCAGGCTGAGAAAGATAAATCATAA